The region GTCTCCTCCAATTCCCTACGTGTTTACATAAACTACGGTGTTGGGTTTGATCATGTACATATGATCATCATTTTCAGCAAGGATATAGGTTCCCATTGTAACTCACGTAATTAGTAGTGGACCTGGAGGGTATAATCGCAGTGTCTCCTTCAGAACTAGTCACAAGTAAGGGAGATTCTGAATATCATCACCGTTAACAATTTTTTTCTTCCTAATCACCCTTCTAATCTCTTCATGAGCTTTCTTCATGACTCCTTGGTTACGCATTAATGTTGTCATTGAAAAAACCAACGCACTCCCAATCGTACCAATTCCTCCAATGAATATATTCTGCAAAAATTTAAAGCAACAGCCAAATCGTAAATAATGCACCAATCTATTTTGATTTTTTGCGGTCAAATTAACCAAATTTTGATTGAAAATTTCTTATTTAAAATTCTCTATTGAAAACTATAGTAAAAATTATGTCATTAGAAAGTAAATATGTTGCACTCCTGTATTTGtttttcagtttttcaaaataataaataattttttaaagaattaCTACTTCTAAATCAAATAAGATGGATAAATTGAGACAGGACGAGTATGAGAAAGGCTTTTTCCGATTATTGTAAGACACCTCTAGTGCATTTTGTCATAAACAATAATTATGATTTTGACGCATAGTATTGTGTGTAAGCAGATAAAGGCTGAATTAAAATCACGAGTGAGTGACGAGGTAGAGACCCACACACAGAAGTAGACATGGTGATATAATTGTAGGATCAATATCTACCTTTTccgataataaaataaaacattaaACCATAAAAGGTGAAAAATgaaatctcttctatatataataagagAACAAGGGGATAAAATTAGTGAGATTTTTTATTCTCAGTGAAATGACAATTTTACCCTtctatttaatatttatataaaagaatACTGTTTATGAGAATCGAACCCGAGTCTTTATATTTACATGCACATCTTCTTACAACCTACATTGTTACTTCTAATTTTAGTCATACTCATAATATGTGAGTGTCGTAAATAGTGACAATTTATTAACTTTAAACAAATATTGGTTTTGTTAAAATAAACATAATTACTGGAATATTTGTAGAGTTagttttaaagaattgaattaaGATATAAAGTGAAGCATAATATAAAAACGGATCATTACTTATTTATTAAACATTTTTTTGTTTAAAAAGAATTTCTcattgttagatattgagtgcaatGAAATATACCATAGAGGGGGGGTTAaatgtgtttcttgaattttaatCCTCTTTTGAAAGTGTTTGTCTTATTTTGAACAAAGAAAGTATGAATTGGTAGAGGTAAATTATCTGACAGTAAACACACATAAcaatttatcaaaaactcacttaattgtattcaTCAAGTTTgtcttgcactaaaatgtactaacatAGTTTCTAAAGCAACCTAGTCTATTTCCTTTTCCAGTGTTatcaaatctgtgcagaatcttataggtctgtgaccatcctttgtccagtgaatcttggcccttgatcttatATTCTTCAAGCTAattttgtagtctttccaattcagtgaatgaattgtttgttgactgataatcttaaatcttgaacttgtctgcatttTAAATTATGAGATAGGTTCTCGAGGCCTCCTTTTTTCTTGTcgagaagtgacatatcgataagtgaAATGGCATATCGATATCTCGAGTTTTCGACAtatataaatgacttgtcgaggtctttaGTTCTCGACATATAGAATAGCTTGTCGACATCTCTAGTTCTCGATATAGACTTttcacttgtcgatatcttgagttctctacatgaggaTTTTTGAGatgtcgatatctctagatctctatatgaagaaatgacttgtcgatatctccagttctctacataggaaatttgacttgtcgatatctgagatctctacatgtagattgatttatcgatatctcttgggacttctcgataagtcttttggACTTCTTGACCGATTTCTCGATATCCCTTGATccgtgacttgtcgatatctgacttagaacatttttcctagaacagttttattcaaatccaagctgctATACTTTTAtttgaggcatgatcaggatatgatctttttccagagtttattccttaacTTGAAGGTTGTTCACATAAAAATCTGtcagtctaatctactaaacatttttacagaATCAAGGAATTCAATTACAAAATACAAATATAGATTATCTTAAAACTtattcttagggctgtcaatatgacttagtcttgttatatacacgcatgtcttgcacaaaaatctcccccaatttatgagaagattacTTTTCACAAgttcatgcctgataacaagactaaccccaagctaaaatcaatTATAATAAGATTGAAAGATTGAAAAAATACAATTTTTATACAGCTTACAGTTAGATCAGTACATAGTTACAAAGCTTAGGTAAGTTTCTCATAACCAggttcttttctaatgaggtccttgagtTTGCCTAGTACTTCAAGTTCATCAATAATCtatgtccctcttagagctttcACTAGTTGAGTCATTCGTTTAATGAGTAACTGTTGAGAAGATGAATCCTGAATCTTGAAACTCTGCCTATCTTAATATTCAGAAAATGTCCATTTCTGGATAATGTATTCCAAGTCCTGATTTGTGCAGTCTTTTAAGTCATCCAAAAAAATTCATAAATAAAACATTGGAATAATCCGAATAGAAAAATAGGCCCATTTCATTCTTAATGGGAAATCAACAAACCTGGGTAAAAAACATGGAAAGATCGGAACATGGGAATTGATCTGATACCAATACGGATGGAACCTATAATTGTAAACCACGATCGAATCTATGGAATCATTAGTTTATACATTCCTCTTAGTCTCGGAGTTCTTGCAGAGTGGAACCATGCAGTACCAGACACAGGTTAAGCATCTAGCTAGCGTTCCCTTTCTTCTAAACAAGGATAAAAAAGATTAGGACTATGATAGAGTCCGAAGAAGAGGATAGATTTAGAAAAGAGAGAGTCCCTATCCTGGTATTACAAGGATGACTTCACGCAATCCGAAGAGGTTTGCTTCTCCACGCTCAACGAGATGCACCAACTTTGGAATGCTTTACTCCGACTCATATTGGGCCAAGTGCCCAGGTGGTTTGAGCCATATCAGTCAGCCATAAACTTTGTGTTTGTGGATGAAATCCCTAGGAGGTTTTCCTCCACTAGCTGGTCCTGATTCGatattataattaaattgatTTTTCCCCAATAACCGAATACTAAGAAATTATTGATTCATCTTTCAGGGGGCAAGAATCTCTCATTTAATAAAAGTCTGGAATCTTGGGTTACTTATTGGTGGAATCTTTATGTCACGTTATCGGGGACCTCGTTTCAATTTTTTGTTGAACCGTATGCACAAAAAGGCGCTTGTACGGTTCGTAATTCTTCTAATTCGGGTTACTCTTCGGGACGCAGTAGAAAAAGGGAGGGGATTCTCGAACGCGTAAAAGGATCCAATGACTTCAAAAGAATTGAACGAAGAGCTGGTATTATCTAGAAAATAGATAACCGTGAGGGTGATGGTTTGCTAATACAAGAAGGAAGTTCTGCCTTTCTTGGGAAAAGACCTAGAACAtacttaaaaaaaaaaaaaaacttataTGCGTTTGAAAGCCTCGAGATTACTTGCAGAAAAAAGCTTTATAGGGTTGGCATTTCTTCTATAAGATATTCCCTCAAGAGAATAAGCATCTTAAAGCTGCCGAAAGAATGAATTGGAAATGTACCTGAACAGATCTGCAAATAGGGAACTTCATGTCCGCACCCGCATTTGGTCCAATCAAAAACGATTCTATCATTTCAACCTTTTGAGCGAAATGCGGAAAAAGGAAGGAAAATCTTTCTTCCGGATCAGAGTCGTGCCCAACAGGCGTCTATTATTGAATTCACCCAACCTCCCTCCCAAAGGATCTCCAGTAACTTGTTTACCGGTAACAGAGCCGTAGACTTAATCACAAACGTAGATTTACCCTTTATCTCGACGAAATGGGCAGAATAGCTATCCCAATGCAAGCTTTCAAAGACCGATCAAACCAAGAATACGAGACGTAACTGGTATCTTTATCCCTCAACCTTCCAGCCAATACATCTTTCCACATTCTTGTACTTGAATCCCTTGCATTCATCAGACTAATCACTCTCTCCAATTCTAGAGTTGAAAGTGTCTCAATTACTTCTTTATTCAGCAAAATGAAGGTGTCATCCTTGTAGTAAATTCTGACTTCTCTTAGAGAGACAACACAGACTTTGACTATCTCTTTAGCTAACTATTGGTAATGATCATCATCTGATATGCTCTTAGAAACTGGTAGTAAGTCATCCCGATTGAAGCAATTCCAGATATATCaccaatatcagcttgaatttcttttgtttttcttcctGTTGTCTTGAAGTGAGTTCTAGTTAGAGGTTTAAATGAAGGTGGTTTAGATATTTTCTCGAGTGAGGTTTGGCTAGCTGTTATAAGTATTTTGAGTAGGGAATGAGCAGTTGGCTTGTACAGGTACTTGGGTTTTGAGGTTTGGATAGATTGAGTGTTTGTTTGGCTAGGTATAGGGGTTTGAGTTGGTAGAGTTTGTGAAATTTGAATTTCTTGGACTTTCTGCTTCTTTTCTCCTCCTTCTCCGACCTTTCTCCTTTTCTTTCCAACATCCCTTCATTTCTTTTCCTCCTTCCCCTTTTTCTTGGCATCCACTTTGCTACCATTTTCCTTGCtagactgacttggatttgagccaaaagatttgtgctcatctttcttctgctcatcatcatccaagtcatcttttATGTTAATTTGAGTCTTAGGTAGCATGGCTTTAGCATTTTTCAGATATTTAGCAATAATCTTCATAACTTCCTCATCTTTAAAAGTCTTATTTTTCTATGACTTTAGATCTGTCTCTATGATCATCGGGAATTTCTTGTTCTCTATGACACAATCCTTTGGAATCTGAAAATGTTTACACGTTTTGGTGTTAGAATAGATGTAGGCCACTCCCTTACTTAGTTGAAGGTAGGCTTCAAGAAATGCAGGCATTTGACCCTTTTCCAGTTTATTGAGCAAGAAAGTGTCCTCTGGAATCACCCTGTTCCCCTAGTTAATAAAGATGTCCAGCTCAAATGCTCTTTTTGATTGTAGATAAGAGAGAGACACATGCATGCATCTGTCCACACCTGAGTCATTCACATGGGCAACAATCCTCTTTTCCTTGAAGTTTACCTTAATCACCATTACCACCCTCAAGAAATTTATGTTCCTTCCATAGCCTTcttgtatgtgaagtgattgttgttaTGAGAGACACTAAGGGCTTTTAGGAGTTCATCAAATTCTTTGTTAAGACAAGGTCCCTCAGTTGCCTTCATGAGTCTGTCCATACCAACATCATCTTTATTCTGAATAGTAGCTTGGCTGGATTTTAGCTAAGACtccatctcccccttagtcttgaaAGCAGGCACAGTAGGTGTAGGTCGAGGAATTTGGGTCCTGACAGCTTGTGGGGTTTTCTGGAGCGGTACATTCAAGgctcccataatagctcccaaagatACTGAACTTTGTATCTGTAGATATTTGTGGGAGTCTATTAAGGACTTGATGTCTTATTGTTGGCTTTGTACAAGAGAAGTTAGCTGAGATACTTGAGTAGATAGAGAGTCATTTGAGGTTTGGAGATTTGAGACTTGTGTTTGTAGATTTTGGATTTGAAGGTTGGTTGAGGTGGAAGGTATAGGTTGTGAACTTGATGTAGATAAAGTTCCAATCGAATTCTGAACAACATTCTTGAACTCCCCCATGACCAAAGCTAATGGTTCATACCTAGCCTTTTACAATTGATTCAGCTTGACCTTGGAGTCATTATTTTGAGTTATTTGATTATGGATCACCTCATGCAAGGCTATAAAAGATTCTCTCAGTTTTGTAACAGTTTCTTCAAATGGCGCAAGAGAAAGAGCTTGAAGCTTATCTGAAAACTTGTTGAACTTTGACTTCATGTCTGAGAAAGTAGGCATCAATTCATTAATCCTATCATTTAAAATTTTCTTAACTTTAGCTTGATGTTTGTCTAGAATATTTTCCACAGCTCTTCCAATATGATGAAAGCCCTTCAGTTGAGCTTTGTACCCTTCAGTTATAGCATCATAAACCTCTTGAGTAGTGAggaccttggcattgcttcccagaatggTGACATATTCATCTCTAAATTTATCCAAGGCCTCCTCTATGTTCACTATGAAGTCTTTTGACAACCATGCATCCATATTATCATGTGCTTCATCTGCAATCTTTTCTTGTTGCTTTTCAACATCCTCTTTGTTTGAGAGTAGAATAGCCTGATAGTCTTGGTTAGACATGTTAGTGGTAAGAAGTTATTGGGTTATGTTGGCTAGGCCTGCAAGCTGATCAACCAAAAGATCATTGACTGTGGTTGGTTGGGCTTGAACATCTTGCATCCATTGAGAAATAAGGCATTCAGGTTGGTGTGTAGTGTTTGATGTTGATGGTTGGAAGTATTTGAAGTGGATGGGATAGAAGTGGTAACTGTTCCCGTGATAAGTGTCAAAATTTGACCCAAGTAGGAACTGTGGCGGTGATAGCGCGTTGTTCACTAGAAGAGTGAACCTCCATTTTAAtaggaggggatttgaccaggttactatcatacaccatggcctcaaacccttgttcctcTTGCAAGAAACTGGCACCTGAATGTGCTAGACTTGCCTCCTCAATGACTAGATCATTGGAAATTATACTCCCAAATTGGAAATGAAATTTCAGCTAAAGTTGTGatgggagttgttccttcttgagaaACCTACAATTGAATTGGAGAAGAAttgagtagctccccctcaagatTACTACTCTCAAACCTAGCAGTCTATGAAGACTGTGGTGCACAAGAAAGTACAATAGCCtgcacagggtcttcagtaaaaacttaTAAAACCCCTGTGTTttttatggtgtcatcaaggtctacctcagcatgtagtcTCTCACCATCTAGAGATTGTGTCTGAGTTGTGATCACAGTTTCTTGAAATATGTCACTTGATGTGGGCAAGGCTTGAGAATTGCTGTCAAGTCTCTCATTATAAGATGAAGAAAGTTTGGAGATGAGATTAGTGATTTCACAATTAATTTTTGGCAACTctccctgaatggatgagggagtttcaatTGATGTGCTATCATTGTGTGTGCAGTCCAATTGACTTCTTTCACCCccttgagagtgctcaagagtGTGTGCAGATTCTTGACATGATGCATTGAGGAGAATGCTTGATTCAATAGTGACACTTTGTTGAGAAGGTGCCACTAGAGTCTGTTTTATCtccatttttacaactgcatcttttttagaagatgcagaggtggctaTTTGAGTGATCAACTCAACCTTCCTTTGCTTCTTCAGTTTTCTGACCAGGGTTGACTCAATGtttgtttggtcctcaccactctcagtaacAACTATCAAAGGTGtttattttctcttctttttactaacttcATCCTTTTGCGAGGATGTAGCAGTTGGCTTCCTAGATTCTAATGGTTGAGAAAAAAGGATCTCAGTTGTGGAAGACCCTTGTGTGTTATCCTGTTTGTGTACTTGTACAGGTGCAGGAGCCATTGTTGTACTAGAAATTGTACTAGACCacatgtcaggcatagggtaagggtacGTTCTAAATCTCTCCGACATGAAGTCTGTGATATTTAGAGCAACCTTTACATGATTCTTTGTAGTTAGTGaaccaaatagaactttggacacttgtttataAATGCCTTTTTGATTTCTATCTATTCCATCAATCAAATGAATGTCTGCTACTTTATTGTTTAAAGTGGACATTATAAATCTAGTAAAtaaaatttctttacctctacATACCAAAGGTATTGTCAGCCTTGTACtcagttcttccaggatcaagtTTCCAATATTGAGCTATTTGTTGTAGGCCATGGAGTACACCAACTTCTGCACTACACTGGAGATGTTTTCATAGACAGCCTTTTTGCATGTGAATGCTCTTATGATAGAGTCAAACACAAAAAGACCATTCTCTCCTTAGGTTCTTCTTGTTCAGTCTGGCCATGTCAATCTTCTCACTATAGTTGATGAAATCCATAAACTCAGTGGTGTTGGAACCTCTACAATGTTATCTTTAGGAATCCCCAAAGCTTTGTTGACATCATTTGCGCATTCCACAATACATCTTGAATTGTGCAGTTTACCACCAAAAATACAACTTGATTTTCTTGGACAATGGTGTTGATCACAGCAGAGTTCCAGGATTCATTCAATACATTCAAGTAACGCACAGGATTAACTTTCATGGCCCCTGAGAGATATGAATCTGCAATGAATCTCACAAAGCACTTGAAGTTATCAGAAGCTTGTTTTGCATCAACAAATGCCAAATAGTTGGTGCCCTCTTTTGGGATAAAAGCTCTAACGTTGTTGGAAGCCATTGGAAGTGTTTGATTTTGAATGGGTAAGTGTTTAGATAAAGAAAAAGCTTGAAGAGAGTGAGAGCGATGAAAACTTGCAGAaattaggtcaattgagatctcaaGAGAATAAAAAGGGGTTATGTcaagatgtctgggtatttataagATAAAGATGTGACTTTTTGAGAAGTAGGAATAAACGGTTGatatttgcttatcgagaagtcacgtgaattGGAAAACTCATATCGAAATGTCACtatcctgactcttatcgagaactagatagtgacttatcgagatgtagaataaatacccagtttgtcatgattggactgaattattccaatttttattgaataaatcaatataatattagaattaattttatgtcaaaagtattttatcgaattaaataattctagttctgagttattgataagtctaagaCTTAtgcttgtagagaactctatattgatatatatatatatatatatatatatcgagatctctactagacttatcgagaagtcataaagaGGTTTATCGAGAAGTCCATCAAGAAGTCATggaaaagacttatcgagaactctgtcgagaagtctcaaaatgacttgtcgagaagtcatttagacttatcgagaactcagttatCTACATACTTTTGATCTTTTTCAGttctgtcttatattaatttcacatattaaaaatgtgaattaacaattagacagtttttcttagaatttgaaattttttaagttaagtttgaaattttgaaaaataaatatacagagaattctgaaatatttataaatcatattccagttaatttctaattaaattaaattaattttgatttgtCGAAAgttaatctgctgcaacatattagctaAGTTCTTGCATTTAGGATGAAGAATTCAACATACCgatttcacctacaagtctagtgaaagttgattcatccaaaggtttagtgaaaatgaCAGCTAATTGTTTTCCttttggaacaaaaataagctcaatagtatcatttgcaacatgttctctaatcaaatggtaccttacatcaatgtgcttagttctagaataattaactggattagcaacaatagatatgacactagtattgtcacacatgattgaaattttatgtaacactgggccatagtccattaaattatttttaatccaaaacacttgagcacaacaacttccagtcgctatgtattcagcttcagctgtgaaagttgacacagattgttgtttcttactataccaggatacaagtctttgaccaagaaattgacagctaccactggtactctttctgtctaCCCTGCATCCAGAAAAATCTGTATCCATGTATTcaatagcttcaaaaccagttcccttaggataccacaatcccaagtatgttgttcccttcaaatatctgaaaatcctgTTGACAGTCATCGaatgtgattctttaggatttgcttgaaatctagcacacagacatattacaaacatgatgtctgggCAACTAGTAGTTGAGTACAGTAAAGATctaatcattcctctataacctgaaatatctacatttttcctttcttatcttcatccaacttataacatctcttgtgtgactcctatcccattttctggcatgatcttgttgactagagttgtttgcatttttttattattggcatgacttgcatTATTGTCACCTCTTTTCCCCCCAGAGTgtgtgccatcaaattcaggtgtgtTTCTACTTTGAGATGAATTATCATCTTCACAATTTACTGGTTCATTTGATTCTTCCTCCATTATGTTGTTTGTGTTGATCTCaacttcatcttcagaatcactgccaatatttaaattttcaaattttagggattcggcttcattttcatcaaggcattcaaAGTCTGGACACTTGTGACTGTCAAAGGTcatatatgtgctttccataattttcttttgctctaacacataaactctgtaggcagttctttccaattAATATCCTAGAAAAATAGATTCAAATACGTTGGAGTCAAATTTTtcaacatattcagagttgtctttgagcacaaaaaatttgcttccaaacacatgcaaatattttacagtaggcttttttttgacaaaattgagtagggtgacttgccaaggttttttgttgataagatatatgtattgagtgtagcatgcagtgttgacaacttcttcccaaaaatttGTTGGCAAATTGACATCTTGCAGTATTGTTATTGtagcttcaactagagttctatttttcctttcaaccgcatcattttgctgaggtgttctttcagctgagaactcttgaacaatgccttcTTTGCTGACACTACAACAAAACAGTCGATAGATATCACTCCTTTAACATCCGTTATAACTAAAACCGATGTTTCGgtactttttaaaaaaattaaaaaacacgCGGAGTTCATTCTCCGCTCCTCTCGGACAATTTCAATTACCATTTCGAAACTCACTCAGAAACTAAATTCCCTCTTTCAAACTCGCTCAAGAACCCTAGATTCATACCCCAAATTAAAACCCTAGATTTTGAAACTCCCAAATTTGAATCAAATTAGGTCGAACCCTAGCTTTTGATTTTTGTTAGTTGGTTGCATAAGAGGCTTTAGGTTGATGTACTTGTAGCAAATGAGGCTTCATCTATCTCGTATCCCCTAAAATTAGTAGGTTTTTTTCTAATTATTGTTTCGAAATTCAAATTTTAGTTTTTAATAAAACTTTTTTTTTACAGATTTGTTGATTCTTCATCATGGGTCAGCTCCAAAGTAAGTCATCTTCAAATTTAATATAATAGATGTATGCTTGTCAATTTTGGTTTTAAATtaagttttgttttattttgtaattttaaagtTTGATTGTGTTGATTGTAGGGCTCTGTTTGTTCTGTTGGTTTACACGTTCAGAATCTCTAGACACTGCAAAGCGAGTGAAATTAGTAGAGGAATTGAACTGGAAATTGTTTGTATTTGATGAACTTATAGTAATTGCAGATTCTTAAAACAAATTTGGGCCTAGATGACCTGCACACACATGCCCCTGCGATTCTAATTAGGTTCATTGATATCTACACCTCTAGTGACTGTTGTTGTTTCCCTGTTCCTCCTTGTCAACGATTACATGTGATGATACATAAATATGACAGTCTTATATAGTCTATGGGTACATAAAAAAGTAAGTCAGATAGCTCGCAAGAGTAGTATGAAGAAAGTGAGTACTGTACAGAGAGTGTACAATACCAGGAGGTCTGCAAGGTTGAAAGAGAACAAACATGGGGAGGAGAAAGAAGAGAAGATCGATGCACTTTTTACAGAGCTTTCGAGAATTGATCTGGGAGATGGTTTGGATAATAAGAACTTGTATGTTATGTTTGCTTATTTTCTATTTTTGTTCTTTTCTTAATGAGTTTTTGTAGGGTTAAATTGCATTTGCTCTTCAGATTCAAGGGTAGTAGTAATAGAACTGTACTTCTTATATTTGCAAGTAATTGTTTTTTCTGTTGTGAAATGATCTTATATGCCAAACTGAATCTCAGGCTTAATAAACCTGACAAAAGGCATGAAACTTAAGAATATAAGACCTTTCTAATGCTATGATTTTTTAACCAATGCAGCTAGACAATGAAGAACAGAGGTGTGTCGTGAGTGTATTCCAGCCAGGTAGCAAGCTTCTTGCTGCTGGATATTGCATGTACTCGAGCTCTGTCATCTTGATGATCCATCCAGATGATGCATCTACAATTGCATATATGTAGTGACTCTAGCTTGCTGCAACATGACATATTCTGTGATTGTTTCAAGTTCATGAATCATGGATTCCACCATGGCTTGCAGTTCGTCTTGTTGACTCTCAGGTGAGTCTCTGTGGAATGAGCATGGAAGGTCAGCTCTTGAAAAGACGAGTCAGAAAGTCAGTTTCTTATATCTTATTTAGCTGGTTTATAAAAAGTATTAATGTCGAGGGCTTGTGGTAATGCATAGAAGCCTGGTTGTATGTTCTAATGAAATTTTTGGTATtctgaattttcttttttttGCCCAGGTACTTGATAAGAAGGTTGAATTTGAGTATTGGCTGGCACCCCGCATTGAAATTGTCAAGACAGTGAGTTACCTATACAACAACAATATGATCTTATCTCATTTGATGTCCTTCATGTGTCTACTattataaaatattgatttaATAGTCTTTCCACGTCCCtgatatattatatttatttaatatattatcTCCGCAGATGGAAAATATTGTTTTGTATTTCATAAAAGTTATTTTCATTTGAGTTTTTGTTTACCAATTCTATTTGTAAAAACATCTCTTTATATATCAGGTATTCAGGTGACAACAGCTGCATATATCTTTGTGTATCAGGTATTCGGGTGACAAGAGCTACTTTATGCCAACTCAAAATCTCATATCAAAGTTTAGAATGTCTTCTATTATAAAAGATATTGTGAAACTATCATAAAAGCATTTTGATTTAGGATTAGTTTGAAACTTATGCATATATAGAGCATAAGACGTGTGATTAATTATCTGAAGAATTTTAAGTTTATCAGCAAAGGTCAAGGTGTTTAAGTTGAATGCCATAAATTGTACACTTGCAGGGAGATGGTTCGCAATTTTCAGATCTCAGAGGGCATCCTCGAGCACGGGTACAAGGATCTTACCCAATAACAAAT is a window of Apium graveolens cultivar Ventura chromosome 11, ASM990537v1, whole genome shotgun sequence DNA encoding:
- the LOC141697392 gene encoding uncharacterized protein LOC141697392 isoform X2, producing the protein MMHLQLHICSDSSLLQHDIFCDCFKFMNHGFHHGLQFVLLTLRYLIRRLNLSIGWHPALKLSRQYSGDNSCIYLCVSGRWFAIFRSQRASSSTGTRILPNNKSKEGNSGLSLSLPWYILYFGARRLCKNRKGNICWNVFSRVSFISLRPNSELDGSC
- the LOC141697392 gene encoding uncharacterized protein LOC141697392 isoform X1; translation: MMHLQLHICSDSSLLQHDIFCDCFKFMNHGFHHGLQFVLLTLRYLIRRLNLSIGWHPALKLSRQYSGDNSCIYLCVSGRWFAIFRSQRASSSTGTRILPNNKSKEGNSGLSLSLPWYILYFGARRLCKNRKGNICWNVFSRVSFISLRPNSELEDGSC
- the LOC141697392 gene encoding uncharacterized protein LOC141697392 isoform X3, which produces MMHLQLHICSDSSLLQHDIFCDCFKFMNHGFHHGLQFVLLTLRYLIRRLNLSIGWHPALKLSRQYSGDNSCIYLCVSGRWFAIFRSQRASSSTGTRILPNNKSKEGNSGLSLSLPVKYYFVLVSWLALQNIQTSGFRSIGYDF
- the LOC141697392 gene encoding uncharacterized protein LOC141697392 isoform X4, yielding MSMEGQLLKRRVRKYLIRRLNLSIGWHPALKLSRQYSGDNSCIYLCVSGRWFAIFRSQRASSSTGTRILPNNKSKEGNSGLSLSLPWYILYFGARRLCKNRKGNICWNVFSRVSFISLRPNSELEDGSC